A genomic window from Phycisphaerales bacterium includes:
- the pilM gene encoding type IV pilus assembly protein PilM translates to MASSSVCWGIEIGAAAIKAIKLEAVGDGNVKVLDFAVIQHPKVLSTPGVDANDVLRVSLGALTSQYDLSKAAIAVSVPGHSAFARFAKLPPVEPKKVPDIVKFEAMQQIPFPLENVEWDYQTFVSPDSPDVEVGIFAITKEKVNERLNMLADVGIYPNYVVLSPIAVYNALAYDLNFDSKTPGTIIVDVGTTSTDLVIATPGRMWVRTFHTGGHQFTDALVNQFQLSYPKAEKLKKEAEDTKHARQVFQALRPVFTDLTQEIQRSIGYYQSINKDAQLNRLIGVGSTFMLPGLRKYLKQQLSMDVYRVDAQTPFKRATIEGDRAALFNELSTSMVTAYGLALQGLGLNAVGGNLMPTAVIRKAMWKEKVPWFGLAAGIAGLASAVMFIRPVRNHFEATGRVTDPIVQSTISKGGQLKSDADQAGVTNAGEPDMRAANMVALVDHRGVFEMITADVASMFDFANSKIEAHRAGLGVDAKVVPPPAYSLVTMNTTYMPPTGTPPDPAAPPPDPATTAGQDPNAPYPRIKIDAVLSTAQPEPQRFRAINDWFTANSKRPGSGIELVLEKVTVKLADAPAAGNPNQPSPVSPFQGMDPESPRGGRLSPIGDRGARPMTPSSPMNQPSGDGDQRLNGLAPIVAPAATGPADTATVNVTWYLVIKPEAPKLAEGGAN, encoded by the coding sequence CGAAGCGGTCGGGGACGGCAACGTCAAGGTGCTCGACTTCGCGGTGATTCAGCACCCCAAGGTGCTGTCGACCCCCGGCGTCGACGCCAATGACGTGCTCCGCGTCTCGCTGGGCGCCCTGACCAGCCAGTACGACCTCAGCAAGGCCGCGATCGCCGTGTCCGTCCCCGGGCACTCGGCCTTTGCCCGCTTCGCCAAGCTCCCGCCCGTGGAGCCCAAGAAGGTCCCGGACATCGTCAAGTTCGAGGCGATGCAGCAGATCCCGTTCCCGCTCGAGAATGTGGAGTGGGACTACCAGACCTTTGTCAGCCCCGACTCCCCCGACGTGGAGGTGGGCATCTTCGCCATCACCAAGGAGAAGGTGAACGAGCGGCTGAACATGCTGGCGGACGTGGGCATCTACCCCAACTACGTGGTGCTCTCCCCCATCGCGGTGTACAACGCCCTCGCGTACGACCTCAACTTCGACAGCAAGACCCCCGGCACCATCATCGTGGACGTCGGCACGACCTCCACCGATCTGGTGATCGCCACCCCCGGCCGCATGTGGGTCCGCACCTTCCACACCGGCGGCCACCAGTTCACCGACGCCCTCGTCAACCAGTTCCAACTGAGCTACCCGAAGGCCGAGAAGCTCAAGAAGGAGGCGGAGGACACCAAGCACGCCCGGCAGGTGTTCCAGGCCCTGCGGCCCGTCTTCACCGACCTGACCCAGGAAATCCAGCGGTCGATCGGGTACTACCAGAGCATCAATAAGGATGCGCAGCTTAACCGCCTGATCGGGGTGGGCTCCACCTTCATGCTCCCCGGCCTCCGCAAGTACCTCAAGCAGCAGCTCTCGATGGACGTCTACCGCGTGGACGCCCAAACGCCCTTCAAGCGGGCCACCATCGAGGGTGACCGCGCCGCGCTGTTCAACGAGCTCTCGACCTCCATGGTCACGGCCTATGGCCTGGCCCTGCAAGGGCTTGGGCTCAACGCCGTGGGCGGCAACCTCATGCCCACCGCCGTGATCCGCAAGGCGATGTGGAAGGAGAAGGTGCCGTGGTTCGGCCTCGCTGCCGGCATCGCAGGCCTGGCCAGCGCCGTCATGTTCATCCGCCCCGTCCGCAACCACTTCGAGGCGACCGGGCGCGTTACTGACCCCATCGTGCAGTCCACCATCAGCAAGGGCGGCCAACTCAAGAGCGATGCCGACCAGGCGGGCGTCACCAACGCGGGCGAGCCCGATATGCGGGCCGCGAACATGGTCGCCCTCGTCGACCACCGCGGCGTGTTCGAGATGATCACCGCCGACGTCGCCTCCATGTTCGACTTCGCGAACTCAAAGATCGAGGCTCACCGTGCCGGCTTGGGCGTGGACGCCAAGGTCGTGCCGCCGCCGGCGTATTCGCTGGTCACCATGAACACCACCTACATGCCGCCGACGGGCACGCCGCCCGATCCCGCGGCCCCGCCTCCTGATCCCGCCACTACGGCGGGCCAGGACCCGAACGCACCCTACCCGCGGATCAAGATCGACGCGGTGTTGTCCACCGCTCAGCCCGAGCCGCAGCGCTTCCGGGCCATCAACGACTGGTTCACCGCCAACAGCAAACGCCCTGGCAGCGGCATTGAGCTCGTTCTCGAGAAGGTCACGGTCAAGCTGGCCGATGCTCCCGCAGCCGGGAACCCCAACCAGCCCAGCCCCGTGAGCCCTTTCCAGGGCATGGACCCCGAGAGCCCGCGCGGCGGCCGCCTTTCGCCCATCGGCGACCGCGGCGCCCGCCCAATGACTCCCAGTTCTCCCATGAACCAGCCCAGCGGTGACGGCGATCAGCGCCTCAACGGCCTCGCCCCCATCGTGGCCCCCGCCGCAACCGGCCCCGCCGACACCGCAACGGTGAACGTCACCTGGTACCTGGTCATCAAGCCCGAAGCCCCGAAGCTCGCCGAAGGGGGTGCGAATTGA
- a CDS encoding aminotransferase class IV, producing MLVHLDGQLLPHTEAKVSVFDRGFVFGDGIYEGLRAFDGHVVAMDRHIARMRAGLREARIDWDAAALAPLTAQLLAANKMDDCFIYWQVTRGTPGPSDPVRARKPGSMRPTVFGYCSPTPPLATYEPPNLPPTKSAVILEDTRWLRGHIKSIALMGGVLNVIEANERGHDDAVLVRDGLLAETTSANVVVVLPRADGTAEIATPSLGSTSFLAGVTRDILLEEAARQELAISDRSVTTGELQRASEVIAVGTLTMITSITRLDGRELCGGKAGPVAVKLLKVLVDAISREWSNSNSARL from the coding sequence ATGCTCGTCCACCTCGACGGCCAGCTCCTGCCCCACACCGAAGCCAAGGTGTCCGTCTTCGACCGCGGTTTCGTCTTTGGCGACGGCATCTACGAGGGGCTCCGCGCCTTCGACGGGCATGTAGTCGCGATGGACCGTCACATCGCCCGCATGCGGGCGGGGCTGCGCGAGGCACGGATCGACTGGGACGCCGCGGCCTTAGCGCCGCTCACAGCACAGCTGCTCGCGGCGAACAAGATGGACGACTGCTTCATCTACTGGCAGGTGACGCGCGGCACGCCGGGGCCGAGCGACCCGGTCCGCGCCCGCAAGCCCGGCAGCATGCGGCCGACTGTGTTCGGCTACTGCTCCCCCACTCCTCCGCTCGCGACCTACGAGCCGCCGAACCTGCCGCCGACCAAGTCGGCAGTGATACTCGAGGACACCCGTTGGCTCCGCGGCCACATCAAGTCCATTGCCCTCATGGGCGGTGTGCTGAATGTCATCGAGGCCAACGAGCGCGGGCACGATGACGCCGTGCTCGTCCGCGACGGGCTGCTCGCCGAGACAACCTCGGCCAACGTGGTGGTGGTGCTCCCGCGCGCGGACGGAACCGCCGAGATCGCGACGCCCAGCTTGGGCAGCACCTCGTTCCTCGCCGGCGTCACGCGCGACATCCTGCTGGAGGAGGCGGCGCGGCAGGAACTGGCGATTTCCGACCGCTCGGTGACCACGGGCGAGCTGCAACGGGCGAGCGAGGTGATCGCCGTCGGCACACTCACGATGATCACGAGCATCACCCGCCTCGACGGGCGCGAGCTGTGCGGCGGCAAGGCGGGGCCGGTCGCTGTGAAGCTGCTGAAGGTGCTGGTGGATGCGATCAGTCGCGAGTGGAGCAATTCCAACAGCGCGCGGCTGTGA
- a CDS encoding immunoglobulin domain-containing protein → MHVRNGFIAAAAAVLACAGVAVAQDCTGWAAIGDPSPRLSPAMSLDTGRGMTVLFGGASAAVLNSPGTFSSETWEHDGTRWVFRTLDGPPARMNGLLAYDPPRQRTVLVGGTMPTTPTPNPLITWEWDGSVWTQHASAPAVNTSSALEYMPGVGMVLFVPDTGGAAVQIYRWNGAAWSLHSSSTTPPATGTPLDAAYDPIRGKMIITRADSTLEWDGTAFNPIGSTMFNNPREICFVPSRGRVMGFGTVGVLTLWELSDAGWTQVTGLPAGMVVSSPPAGADRLAAEVLPDGRLLVMGGISPDNRRVSSWLLDEVAFLPLERPGPIGADGPAVAFGPVRGVSVVTGGEVAAGVYDDAVWELRGDTWKQRGTHTPGARTGGVMEFHPGIGGLVLAGSFGGDSRTWSYDGETWNAIGAAQAIGPYGAMDWNAATSQLLFHNQSGGSTLAWNGAAWVGTGILAPAGYGGFEFEPVRGQLIGAGFSNGSSPTYRLVGSTWSGFTLIPTARTTPTLVYNGRLGGLLLFGGLNPPSGGGNFPNRTYFLGSQATNWAELNERGPLGRTLAGTSRDTLSERTVMHGGRGMAPFDARYLTRDTWKFATGPAAVAVQPVDVTARAGDAAELFIIAKGGGVLTYRWLRNGEPLEDGPRVSGAHTDTLVITGLEAGDMAEYRCRVSNACAAETSAPARVLVGCTADFNGDGDVGTDQDIEAFFACIGGTCCATCGPQDFNADGDAGTDQDIEAFFRVLGGSGC, encoded by the coding sequence ATGCACGTGCGGAACGGTTTTATTGCAGCGGCGGCGGCGGTCCTCGCGTGCGCGGGCGTGGCGGTCGCGCAGGACTGCACGGGGTGGGCGGCGATCGGTGATCCGTCGCCGCGTTTGAGCCCGGCGATGAGCCTCGATACCGGGCGCGGCATGACCGTGCTGTTCGGCGGGGCCTCCGCGGCCGTGCTCAACTCGCCGGGCACGTTCTCGAGCGAGACATGGGAGCACGACGGCACGCGGTGGGTGTTCCGCACCCTCGATGGGCCGCCCGCGCGGATGAACGGGCTGCTGGCCTACGACCCGCCGCGCCAGCGGACGGTGCTGGTCGGCGGGACGATGCCGACCACACCGACGCCCAACCCGCTGATCACGTGGGAGTGGGACGGCAGCGTGTGGACGCAGCACGCGTCCGCGCCGGCGGTGAACACGAGCTCGGCGCTGGAGTACATGCCGGGCGTGGGGATGGTGCTGTTCGTGCCCGACACGGGCGGGGCCGCGGTTCAGATCTACCGATGGAACGGCGCGGCCTGGTCGCTGCACAGCAGTTCGACCACCCCGCCGGCCACCGGCACGCCGCTCGACGCGGCGTACGACCCGATCCGCGGGAAGATGATCATCACACGCGCCGACAGCACGCTGGAATGGGATGGAACCGCGTTCAACCCGATCGGGTCGACCATGTTCAACAACCCACGGGAGATTTGTTTCGTGCCCTCGCGCGGGCGGGTCATGGGGTTCGGCACCGTCGGGGTTCTGACGCTGTGGGAGCTCAGCGACGCAGGCTGGACGCAGGTAACCGGGCTGCCGGCAGGGATGGTGGTTTCCTCGCCACCAGCAGGTGCGGACCGCTTGGCCGCTGAGGTGCTGCCGGACGGGCGTCTGCTGGTGATGGGCGGGATTTCCCCCGACAACCGTCGCGTGAGCTCATGGCTGCTGGATGAAGTCGCGTTCTTGCCCCTCGAGCGGCCGGGGCCGATCGGGGCCGACGGGCCGGCGGTGGCGTTCGGTCCTGTGCGGGGCGTGAGCGTGGTGACCGGCGGCGAGGTCGCGGCGGGGGTCTACGACGACGCGGTGTGGGAGCTGCGCGGGGACACATGGAAGCAGCGCGGGACGCACACGCCCGGGGCACGCACGGGCGGCGTGATGGAGTTCCACCCGGGGATCGGTGGGTTGGTTCTGGCGGGCTCCTTCGGTGGTGACTCGCGGACCTGGTCGTACGACGGCGAGACATGGAACGCGATCGGTGCGGCACAGGCCATCGGCCCCTACGGGGCAATGGACTGGAACGCGGCGACTTCGCAGCTGCTGTTCCACAATCAGAGCGGCGGCTCAACGCTCGCGTGGAATGGGGCCGCGTGGGTCGGAACAGGGATCTTGGCCCCGGCCGGTTACGGCGGCTTTGAGTTCGAGCCTGTGCGTGGTCAGCTCATCGGTGCGGGGTTTTCCAACGGCTCTTCTCCTACCTATAGGCTCGTGGGCAGCACCTGGAGTGGGTTCACCCTGATCCCAACCGCGCGGACTACGCCGACATTGGTGTACAACGGGCGATTGGGCGGCCTGCTGCTGTTTGGTGGGCTCAACCCGCCATCAGGCGGGGGTAACTTCCCCAACCGCACCTACTTCCTTGGTTCGCAGGCGACGAACTGGGCGGAGTTGAACGAGCGCGGCCCGCTCGGGCGGACGCTCGCCGGTACGTCGCGCGACACCCTGAGCGAGCGCACGGTCATGCACGGCGGGCGAGGGATGGCGCCCTTTGACGCACGGTACCTGACGCGGGATACGTGGAAGTTCGCGACGGGCCCCGCCGCGGTGGCCGTGCAGCCGGTTGATGTGACGGCGCGGGCGGGTGACGCCGCGGAGCTGTTCATCATCGCCAAGGGCGGCGGGGTGCTGACGTACCGGTGGCTGCGGAACGGCGAGCCGCTGGAGGATGGTCCGCGCGTGAGCGGGGCGCACACCGACACGCTGGTGATCACCGGGCTCGAGGCGGGGGACATGGCCGAGTACCGTTGCCGCGTGTCGAACGCTTGCGCGGCGGAGACGAGCGCTCCGGCGCGGGTGCTGGTGGGGTGCACGGCGGACTTCAACGGCGACGGAGACGTCGGGACCGACCAGGACATCGAGGCGTTCTTCGCGTGCATCGGCGGGACGTGCTGCGCGACCTGCGGGCCGCAGGACTTCAACGCGGACGGCGACGCGGGAACGGACCAGGACATCGAGGCGTTCTTCCGGGTGCTAGGGGGCAGTGGGTGCTGA
- the trpS gene encoding tryptophan--tRNA ligase: protein MTPTRAPQSQNSRPRILTGDTPTGRLHLGHWVGSVERRVALQDSYDCYFLLANMHAFTTRWDKPQDIRQDTIEIVKDWLAAGIDPQRSTIVLQTEVPAIAELTWFFAMLLKFNDVMGNPTLKHELETKGLADSYSFGFPMYTVGQCADILAFRPTLIPVGEDQEPHIELARKAARKFNQTYCNVGDRVPDEEHHNAGGVFPVPKALIGRIGRLPGVGDGTQKMSKSLGNAIFLSDSPKDVQKKVNKITTGRQSPTEPGDVNNILFKFVDAFITDPDRVAELKRRYAAGDNLGDGHVKQELAEAINRLLEPMRARRAEYEKPGGDEAVIDIIRAGTKRANAVAEGTLYMAKQAMKIDFGKRTLS from the coding sequence ATGACCCCCACGCGCGCTCCCCAGTCCCAGAACTCCCGCCCCCGCATCCTCACCGGCGACACTCCCACGGGCCGCCTTCACCTGGGCCACTGGGTCGGCTCCGTCGAGCGGCGCGTCGCCCTCCAGGACTCCTACGACTGCTACTTCCTGCTCGCGAACATGCACGCCTTCACGACCCGCTGGGACAAGCCGCAGGACATCCGCCAGGACACCATCGAGATCGTCAAGGACTGGCTCGCGGCCGGGATCGACCCGCAGCGCTCCACCATCGTGCTGCAGACCGAGGTCCCCGCCATCGCCGAGCTCACGTGGTTCTTCGCGATGTTGCTGAAGTTCAACGACGTGATGGGCAACCCCACGCTCAAGCACGAGCTTGAGACCAAGGGCCTGGCCGACTCCTACTCCTTCGGCTTCCCGATGTACACCGTGGGGCAGTGCGCCGACATCCTCGCGTTCCGCCCCACGCTGATCCCCGTGGGTGAGGACCAGGAGCCGCACATCGAGCTGGCACGCAAGGCGGCGCGCAAGTTCAACCAGACCTACTGCAACGTCGGCGACCGCGTGCCCGACGAGGAGCACCACAACGCGGGCGGCGTGTTCCCGGTGCCGAAGGCCCTCATCGGCCGTATCGGCAGGCTGCCCGGCGTGGGCGACGGCACGCAGAAGATGAGCAAGTCTCTCGGCAACGCCATCTTCCTCAGCGACTCGCCCAAGGACGTGCAGAAGAAGGTCAACAAGATCACCACCGGCCGGCAGTCACCCACCGAGCCCGGCGACGTCAACAACATCCTCTTCAAGTTCGTCGACGCGTTCATCACCGACCCTGACCGCGTGGCCGAGCTCAAGCGCCGCTACGCCGCCGGAGACAACCTCGGCGACGGCCACGTGAAGCAGGAACTCGCCGAGGCGATCAACCGCCTGCTCGAGCCGATGCGCGCCCGGCGCGCGGAGTACGAGAAGCCGGGGGGCGACGAAGCCGTCATCGACATCATCCGCGCGGGAACCAAGCGAGCCAACGCCGTCGCCGAAGGAACCCTCTACATGGCCAAGCAGGCAATGAAGATTGATTTCGGCAAGCGCACGTTGTCCTGA
- a CDS encoding UDP-N-acetylglucosamine--N-acetylmuramyl-(pentapeptide) pyrophosphoryl-undecaprenol N-acetylglucosamine transferase, producing the protein MQRSAPTILFAGGGTGGHLFPALAIAEEVLERNRWAKVRFLCSDRPLDTQILSDERAADERIDFEVIPAKPFGARPLTALRFLKSWGGAVRAGRRAIEAARAAASEEGRVWVVAGGGFVAAPVVQAARVEKVPVLMLNLDATPGLANRWISKHATKIVTTAPVEGDIARGWDRIPPIVRRAATAPEAPEDCRHRLGLDPHRPTLFVTGASQGAASINQMMVALVKAHGAELSRGRWQVVHQTGKADTAAIESAYRDSGVPAKVFEFSRELGVCWGAADLAVSRAGAGSVAEAWANGVPTLFMPYPYHKDQHQKKNAEPLMAAGAAVVVDDLIEPSRNVEGAGARLMELLRDGGKRAQLKAGLRKLGAADGAAKVAAMLLAKA; encoded by the coding sequence ATGCAGCGGAGTGCGCCGACAATCCTGTTCGCGGGCGGCGGCACCGGCGGGCACCTGTTCCCGGCGCTGGCGATTGCCGAGGAAGTGCTGGAGCGCAACCGGTGGGCCAAGGTGCGGTTCTTGTGCTCGGACCGGCCGCTGGACACGCAGATTCTGAGCGACGAACGGGCTGCCGATGAACGCATCGACTTTGAGGTGATCCCGGCAAAGCCGTTCGGGGCGCGCCCGCTCACCGCGCTGCGGTTCCTAAAGAGCTGGGGCGGTGCGGTGCGTGCGGGGCGGCGGGCGATTGAGGCGGCCCGCGCCGCGGCGAGCGAAGAGGGGCGGGTGTGGGTGGTGGCGGGCGGCGGGTTTGTGGCCGCGCCGGTGGTGCAGGCCGCGCGGGTAGAGAAGGTGCCGGTGCTGATGCTGAACCTTGACGCGACGCCGGGGCTGGCGAACCGGTGGATTTCGAAGCACGCAACGAAGATCGTGACGACCGCGCCAGTCGAGGGCGACATCGCGCGCGGTTGGGATCGGATCCCGCCGATCGTCCGGCGGGCAGCGACGGCGCCGGAAGCACCAGAGGACTGCCGGCACCGCCTGGGCCTCGACCCGCACCGGCCGACGCTGTTCGTCACTGGCGCGAGCCAGGGCGCGGCGTCGATCAACCAGATGATGGTGGCGCTGGTGAAGGCGCACGGCGCGGAGCTGAGCCGCGGGCGGTGGCAGGTGGTGCACCAGACGGGCAAGGCCGATACTGCCGCGATCGAGTCGGCCTACCGCGACTCGGGCGTGCCGGCGAAGGTGTTCGAGTTCAGCCGCGAGCTGGGCGTGTGCTGGGGCGCGGCCGACCTGGCGGTGAGCCGCGCCGGGGCGGGGAGCGTGGCGGAGGCCTGGGCCAACGGCGTGCCGACGCTGTTCATGCCGTACCCCTACCACAAGGACCAGCACCAGAAGAAGAACGCGGAGCCGCTGATGGCGGCGGGCGCGGCGGTGGTGGTTGATGACTTGATTGAGCCCTCGCGGAACGTGGAAGGGGCGGGGGCGAGGCTGATGGAGCTGCTGCGGGACGGGGGGAAGCGGGCGCAACTGAAGGCGGGGTTGAGGAAGCTGGGGGCGGCGGATGGTGCGGCGAAGGTGGCGGCGATGCTGCTCGCCAAGGCATAG
- a CDS encoding putative peptidoglycan glycosyltransferase FtsW, which translates to MRAGQVIALAVIGLLTIGVMMVNSATMHVEAMGDPAAGAVTTSASSIMFSRATVYMALAVGAMAFAAFVPVRRLAGYAEAWAPRAFTIVLAASVGLVAFCALAYVPALERKINGSHRWIQITETLSMQPSEVAKWAMVLLIALYGASRVRVIHEFWRGLVPALFCVGLVAGFIVLEDLGTGVLIGVVACLMLLAAGARLRYFMMAVPVALIGIAGAIITSPYRVKRILAFIDPYEDPKGIGYHTIQSLLAIANGGGFGRGLGHGLQKFNYLPEDHTDFIFAIICEELGIAGAALVTALFATLVWTGFMVMRREQNPLLRLVVLGVIATVGVQAVINLMVVTGMAPTKGIALPLLSYGGTGWILTAASLGLVISIDRTQHEGVEAGLEEVPISAESPIIEAAPLPVARMTPSEPEVAVPAA; encoded by the coding sequence ATGCGCGCTGGTCAGGTCATTGCCTTGGCGGTCATTGGGCTGCTCACCATCGGTGTGATGATGGTGAACTCAGCGACGATGCACGTGGAGGCGATGGGGGACCCCGCGGCTGGGGCGGTGACGACGTCGGCGTCGTCGATCATGTTCTCGCGGGCGACGGTGTACATGGCGCTGGCTGTGGGCGCGATGGCGTTCGCGGCGTTCGTGCCGGTGCGGCGGCTGGCCGGGTACGCGGAGGCGTGGGCGCCCCGCGCGTTCACGATCGTGCTGGCGGCGAGCGTAGGACTGGTGGCGTTCTGTGCCCTGGCGTACGTGCCGGCCCTGGAGCGGAAGATCAACGGCTCGCACCGGTGGATCCAGATCACCGAGACACTGTCGATGCAGCCCAGCGAGGTCGCGAAGTGGGCGATGGTGCTGCTGATCGCGCTGTACGGCGCGTCGCGGGTGCGGGTCATCCATGAGTTCTGGCGCGGGCTGGTTCCGGCGCTGTTCTGCGTGGGGCTGGTGGCCGGGTTCATCGTGCTGGAGGACCTGGGCACGGGCGTGCTGATCGGCGTCGTGGCGTGCCTGATGCTGCTCGCCGCGGGGGCACGCCTGCGGTACTTCATGATGGCGGTGCCGGTGGCGCTGATCGGGATCGCAGGGGCGATCATCACGAGCCCCTACCGCGTGAAGCGGATACTCGCGTTCATCGACCCGTACGAGGACCCCAAGGGGATCGGGTACCACACCATCCAGTCGCTGCTGGCGATCGCCAACGGCGGGGGCTTTGGGCGGGGGTTGGGGCACGGGCTGCAGAAGTTCAACTACCTGCCCGAGGACCACACGGACTTCATCTTCGCGATCATCTGCGAGGAGCTGGGCATCGCGGGGGCGGCGCTGGTGACGGCGCTGTTCGCGACGCTGGTGTGGACAGGGTTCATGGTCATGCGGCGCGAGCAGAACCCGCTGCTGCGGCTGGTCGTGCTGGGCGTGATCGCGACCGTGGGCGTGCAGGCGGTGATCAACCTGATGGTGGTGACGGGGATGGCGCCGACGAAGGGCATCGCGCTGCCGCTGCTGAGCTACGGCGGCACGGGCTGGATTCTCACGGCCGCGTCGCTGGGGCTGGTGATCTCGATCGACCGGACGCAGCACGAGGGCGTGGAGGCTGGGCTCGAGGAGGTGCCGATCAGTGCCGAGTCGCCGATCATCGAGGCCGCCCCGCTGCCGGTGGCGCGCATGACGCCCAGCGAGCCCGAGGTGGCGGTCCCGGCGGCATGA
- a CDS encoding RNA polymerase sigma factor produces MRASAMEPAAKNNPGGTRVAISPAGMSALSIPMPDDPPDQVAAPAESPKRDQTLQVLTARAAKGDKEAFAALHHRLSGGLFRLFMDRTGRRSELADDFCQKTWVAVWQALQAGKYDPERAAISTFIYAVGYRVWLQHMRSTGRANAHLDAAAPGMAGLGLAEDPAAQTKLAELIQCVRNCLKDGDNPAGLDDEERWILTASSSGVTDRELAARLGVAASTANTRKKAAYDKLRRYLEKLGHRAESAGQLLPGGE; encoded by the coding sequence ATGCGAGCGAGCGCGATGGAGCCTGCGGCCAAGAACAACCCGGGCGGTACGCGTGTTGCGATCAGCCCTGCCGGCATGAGTGCCCTCTCCATCCCAATGCCGGACGACCCACCCGACCAAGTTGCCGCGCCCGCGGAGTCGCCCAAGCGCGACCAGACGCTGCAGGTGTTGACTGCGCGGGCGGCCAAGGGTGACAAGGAGGCCTTTGCCGCCCTGCACCACCGCCTGAGCGGGGGCCTGTTCCGCCTGTTCATGGACCGGACGGGGCGGCGGAGCGAGCTGGCCGACGACTTCTGCCAGAAGACGTGGGTGGCCGTGTGGCAGGCCCTGCAGGCGGGCAAGTACGACCCCGAGCGGGCGGCGATTTCGACATTCATCTACGCCGTGGGGTACCGGGTGTGGCTGCAGCACATGCGGAGCACAGGGCGGGCGAACGCGCACCTTGACGCCGCGGCTCCGGGGATGGCGGGGCTCGGGCTCGCGGAAGACCCGGCGGCCCAGACGAAGCTGGCGGAGCTGATCCAGTGCGTGCGGAACTGCCTGAAGGACGGCGACAACCCGGCGGGGCTGGACGACGAGGAGCGGTGGATTCTGACGGCCAGCAGCAGCGGCGTGACCGACCGAGAACTCGCGGCCCGGCTGGGGGTCGCTGCGAGCACGGCCAACACCCGTAAAAAAGCGGCTTACGACAAGCTCAGGCGGTACCTGGAAAAGCTGGGTCACCGCGCGGAATCTGCCGGTCAGTTGTTGCCGGGCGGGGAATAA
- a CDS encoding ATP-dependent Clp protease proteolytic subunit, with translation MSPIRTIQSLTKTSLTSRRPGAASAKEPEMSYLVPIVIEKSQRGERAYDIYSRLLKDRIIFLGGPVTDEIANLVVAQLLFLANEDPKQDIHLYINSPGGSVSAGLGMLDTMKFVQCDICTYIIGQAASMGSVLACAGTKGKRFTLPNARNLMHQPLLGGVMEGQASDIEIEAREMLRIRERLYNLYAEATGQPFDRIARDCDRNKWLDEKEMLEYGLVDAVLERMPEHKRSKDIDAE, from the coding sequence ATGAGTCCTATCCGAACCATTCAGAGCCTCACGAAGACGAGTCTTACCTCGCGGCGCCCCGGCGCCGCGAGCGCGAAGGAACCTGAGATGTCCTACCTGGTGCCGATCGTGATCGAGAAGTCGCAGCGCGGCGAGCGCGCGTACGACATCTACTCCCGCCTGTTGAAGGACCGGATCATCTTCCTGGGCGGGCCGGTGACCGACGAAATCGCCAATCTCGTAGTCGCGCAGCTGCTGTTCCTCGCCAACGAGGACCCCAAGCAGGACATTCACCTGTACATCAACAGCCCGGGCGGCAGCGTGTCGGCGGGATTGGGAATGCTGGACACGATGAAGTTCGTGCAGTGCGACATCTGCACGTACATCATCGGACAGGCCGCGAGCATGGGCAGCGTGCTGGCGTGCGCGGGGACCAAGGGCAAGCGGTTCACGCTGCCCAACGCCCGCAACCTGATGCACCAGCCGCTGCTGGGCGGCGTCATGGAAGGCCAGGCCAGCGACATCGAGATCGAGGCCCGCGAGATGCTGCGGATCCGCGAGCGGCTGTACAACCTGTACGCCGAGGCGACCGGGCAGCCCTTCGACCGCATCGCGCGGGACTGCGACCGCAACAAGTGGCTGGATGAGAAGGAAATGCTCGAGTACGGGCTCGTGGACGCCGTGCTGGAGCGGATGCCCGAGCACAAGCGGAGCAAGGACATCGACGCGGAGTAA
- a CDS encoding ATP-dependent Clp protease proteolytic subunit, with the protein MPAANVSYQRTREMTIDELLLENRIVFLIGEINQASAARVMMQMLYLENQKRGQEINFYINSPGGAVDDTLALYDTMRFLSSPVSTYCLGRAYSGGALLLTAGAKGKRYLLPHAKVMIHQPYGGITGQAEDIKIQAEQIIKSKAELTRIIAMHTGQPVEVVQRDSERDKYFSAEEAVKYGLADEVLTEPPKEAKPAIFAR; encoded by the coding sequence ATGCCCGCCGCGAACGTGTCGTATCAGCGCACCCGCGAAATGACCATCGATGAGCTGCTGCTGGAGAACCGGATTGTCTTCCTGATCGGGGAGATCAACCAGGCCTCCGCGGCCCGCGTGATGATGCAGATGCTGTACCTGGAGAACCAGAAGCGCGGGCAGGAGATCAACTTCTACATCAACTCCCCGGGCGGGGCCGTGGACGACACGCTGGCGCTGTACGACACCATGCGGTTCCTCTCCAGCCCGGTGAGCACGTACTGCCTGGGCCGGGCGTACTCGGGCGGGGCGCTGCTGCTGACGGCGGGGGCCAAGGGCAAGCGGTACCTGCTGCCGCACGCAAAGGTGATGATCCACCAGCCCTACGGCGGGATCACGGGCCAGGCCGAGGACATCAAGATCCAGGCCGAGCAGATCATCAAGAGCAAGGCGGAGCTGACGCGGATCATCGCGATGCACACCGGCCAGCCGGTGGAGGTGGTGCAGCGCGACAGCGAGCGTGACAAGTACTTCAGCGCCGAGGAGGCGGTGAAGTACGGGCTGGCGGATGAGGTGCTGACCGAGCCCCCGAAAGAGGCGAAGCCGGCGATCTTTGCCCGGTAG